CCGAGCCGGTGGCGACCTGGATCATGAATGTGCGGCGTCGTGGGGTGGACATGTTGTGCCTCTTGAAGGGGGACCAGCGAAAGGGCTTGTGAACACCATGGCGGCCGTGGCGGGAGAAAGCCCTTCGGACGAAGCCGCCCGCCACTTCGAGGACCGCACCGGAATCATCGCGCCGCCCTTGCGGCGCCGCGCCGGGCCCGCGGTTTCCCGAGCGCGTTCATCTTGTATCCACTTGTCGCAGGCCCGGCAGGCAGGCCGCGGCGTGCAGCACACCACCCAGCGCCAGCCACAGCAGGATGGCCGGGGTGCGCGCGTCGCTGGTGGCTTCGAGCAGGGCCAGCAGCAGGGCCAGGCCCGCGCCGGCGTGCCAGACCGCGGTGGCCTGACCGCTGCGGCGCGGGCCGAAGCCCCAGCGCCACAGCCGCAGCAGCAGCTCCAGCGCCACCACCGCCAGGGCCAGCCAGACGGCGTGCGAGGCGCTCAGGCCGCTCCAGGCGTTCACAGGCGCGCCAGGCCCAGCAGGTGGGCCGTGTCCTTGAGGAAGATGCGCAGCTGCGCGAGCGGGCGGCGGCGGCTCAGGGTCTTGTTCATGTACGACTCGAAGGTGAGCTGCTGCACGTCCTTGTCTTCGCAGATCTTCACGAAACGTTCGCGGCGCTGCTCGCTGCCGTACCAGAACCACTGCATGAGGCCCAGCACCTGGAACACGCGGCCGTGCTCGGCCATGAAGCGCCGCCGCGCCTGGCGCAGCGCGCGCGGCCGGCCCGTGGCCAGCAGCTCCAGCACCGCCTCGGCCGCGAGCTGGCCGCCCAGCATGGCGTAGTAGATGCCCTCGCCCGAGGCCGGCGCCACCACGCCCGCGGCGTCGCCGGCCAGCACCACGTCGCGCCCGTTGTCCCAGCGCGGCAGCGGTTTCATGGGAATGGGCGCGCCTTCGCGGCGCAGCACCTCGGCCGCGCCCATGCCGGCGCGCGCGCGCAGCGCGGTCACGGCCTGGCGCAGCGAGAAGCCCTTGTCGGCACTGCCCGTGCCCACGCTCAGCGTGTCGCCGTGCGGGAACACCCAGCCGTAGAAGTCGGGCGAGATGTCGCCCTGGTAGTACACGTCGCAGCGCTGCGGGTCGTGGTCCGGCGTGGCTGGCGCCGGCGTGCGCAGGATCTCGTGGTACGCGAACACGAAGCGGCCGCGCTCGGCGCCGGGCACGGCCTGCAGCGCCACGCCCGAGCGCGCGCCGTCGGCGCCGATCACGGCGCGCGTGCGCACCGCGTGCAGCGTGCCGGCGTCGGCCCGGTAGTGCACCACGCTCAGGCCGTCGGCGTCGCGCGTGAGCCGCACGAAGTTGCCGGCGCGCAGCTGCGCGCCGCTGTGCGCCGCGCGCTCGCGCAACCAGGGGTCGAAGCGGTGGCGGTCGACCATGCCGACGAAGCCGTTGTCGATCGGGATGTCCACGCGCTTCGTGCTCGGCGCGATCATGCGCGCCTGCCGTGCGCGCGCCACCAGCTGCGTGTCGGGGATGTCGAAGTCGCGGATCAACCGCGGCGGAATCGCGCCGCCGCAGGGCTTGATGCGTCCGCCGCGCTCGAGCAGCAGCACGCGGTGGCCGCGCTGCGCGAGCAGCCGTGCGGCGGTGGCGCCCGCGGGGCCGCCCCCCACCACCACGGCGTCCCAGGTGCCGGACTCCGGCGCGGTCTGCTGGTCGATGGGGACGCGTGCGTTCATGGCGAGCCAACCCTGGCCCACAGGGGCCCGTGAGGCGCCGGGCGGACCGCCGGCGGGGCGATGCGCCACGCCAGGACGGCCGACGCAAGGAACAGCGCCGCTTCCAGCGCGAACACGAAACCGTAGGCCGGGCCGGGGCTGCCGATGAGCCAGCGCGCGATGTCGCTCGCGGCCGTGCCGAGCACACCGCCGAGGCCGAAGGCGATGGCCTGGGCCGCGCCCCACAGCCCCATGCGCACGCCCTCGCGCGCGGCCCGGCCTTCGCTGGCCAGCCGCATCATCGAACCGATGGCGCCGATGGAAAACGCGCCGTTGGCCACGCCGAGCGCGAACACGCAGGGCGCGAGCGGCCAGGCCTGCGGCCAGGGCCCCGAGGCGGCCAGCGCGAGCAGGGCCAGCGCCGAGGCCAGGCAGCCGCCCACGGCCCAGCCGCGCAGCGAGGCCAGGGGCGCGAGCCAGCGCCGCGCCGGCCAGCGCGCCGCCAGCAGCGTGCTGCCGGCCACCAGCAGCATGCCCAGCAGCACGCCGCCGTGCTGCACGCCCGACAGTTGGGTGGAGCGGCCCGGCGAGTAGCCGTGCACGAGGCCCGCGAAGGGCTCGAGGATCAGGTCCTGCGCGCTGAACGCGAGCATGGACACGAACACGAAGACCGTGAAGCGGCGCGCCACCGGCTCGGCCCAGACCTCGCGCAGGGTCTCGCGAAACGGCGCCGCCGCGGTGGCGCCGCCGGCGTCTGGGCCCGGGCCGTCTTCGATCCGGTGCAGCGCCAGCAGCGTGCCGAGCAGCGCGAGCACGCTCACGCCGGCGCTCACGGCCAGCAGCCGCTCGGGCGTGAAGGGCTCGAGCCAGCGGCCCGCCAGGCCCGCGGTGAGCGCAAAGCCCACGATCATCAGGAGCCACACCAGCGTGGCCGAGGCGGCGCGGCGCGGCGCGGGCACGCGCCGGGTGAGCAGCACCAGCAGCGCGGTGCCGGCGGCGCTCACGCCCACACCCACCAGCGCAAAGGCCAGCACCGCGAGCAGCAGGCCCGCCACGGGTGCGTTCGCCATCCACACCGTGGCCAGCGCGGCCAGAAAGCCTCCGCTGGTCAGCACCGCCATGCCGCCGCGGATCCAGGGCGTGTGGCGGCCACCCAGGTCGGTGCCGTGGCCCATGCGCGGGCGCACGAACTGCACCGCGTAGTGCAGCGCCACCAGCAGGCCGGGCAGCACGGCGGGCAGGGCGAGCTCCACCACCATCACGCGGTTGAGCGTGGACGTGGTGAGCACCACCACCGCGCCGATGCAGGCCTGCACCAGCCCCAGCCGCGCCACGCGGCCCCAGCCGAAGGTGGCGCGCGTGTGCATCAGACCGCCCCTCGCAGCGCGAAGGCGCTGACCATCATGCCCGCCACGAAGACCGGCACGCCCACGCCGCTGTACCAGCGCGCGCGTTCGAGCGGCGCCTGCAGGAAGCGGCGCATGAGCAGCGCCTGCAGGCCCATGAGCCCGAGCACCGCGGCGGCGTGCCCGGTCTGCTGCCAGGCCAGCAGCAGCGCCACCACGCCGGCCTGCGGCAGCAGCATGAAGCCGCAGGCGGTGCGCGCCGCGCCAGTCACGCCGAGCTGCACCGGCAGCGAACGGATGCCGGTGCGCCGGTCGCCTTCGATGGCCTTGAAGTCGTTGAGCGTCATGATGCCGTGCGCCCCCAGGCTGTAGAGCGCGGCCAGCGCCAGCGTGCGCAGGTCGGGCATTTCGCCGCCGGCCATCACGGCCGCGCCGGTCACCCAGGCGATGCCTTCGTAGCTGAAGCCGCAGGCCGCGTTGCCCCACCAGCCGTTGGCCTTGAGCCGCAGCGGCGGCGCGCTGTAGGCCCAGGCCAGCGCCAGGGCCAGCACCGTGGCCCCGAAGCCCCAGGGGCCGAGCGCGCTCGCCACCGCGAGCGAGAGCAGGGTCCACAGCAGCGCGAGGTACAGGCCCCAGCGGCCGGGCATGCGGCCCGAGGGGATGGGGCGCTGCGGCTCGTTGATCGCATCGACGTGGCGGTCGAACCAGTCGTTGACGGCCTGGCTCGTGGCGCACACCAGCGGACCGGCCAGCAGCACGCCGATCACCGCGGGCGTCCAGCGGCCATAGAGCGCTGCGCCCGAGGCCACCACACCGCAGGCAAAGGCCCACATGGGCGGGAACCAGGTGATGGGCTTGAACAGCTCGGCAACGGTGGACAGCGAGGGGGCGGCCATGGCTCATTCTCAAGTGGACACACCTGAGTGTCAATTGATATTGACACCAAGGACATGTCGCGTTGAACTCCGGCATGCGACTAGACTCACAGGCTTGTTCCCTGACCCTGGTCGCCCACCCGCTTGCACCGCGCATGAATCCCTCGAACCTGTCCGCGCCGGATCTCGGGCCCCTGTCCCCTTGGGCCCCTGAACTCGCGCAGGCGTTCGTCACCCTGGCCAGCGACATCGCGCTGGTGATGGACGAGCAGGGCGTGATCCGCACCGTGGCCCAGGGCCGCCACGGCAGCGACGAGGCCATGCTGCCCGGGGCCCGCAGCTGGGTCGGCCGCCGCTGGGTCGACACCGTCTCGCCCGACACGCGCGCCAAGGTCGACCAGCTGCTCACCGAGGTGGCCCGCACCGGCCTCGCGCGCCGCCGCGAGCTCAGCCACCCGCTCGACGAAGGCGCGAGCGTGGCCGTGGCCTACACCGCGGTGCGCCTGGGCCAGGACGGCCCGGTGCTGGCCGTGGGCCGCGACCTGCGCGCCATCGGCGCCATCCAGCAGCGCTTTCTCGAAGCCCAGCGCGACATGGAGCGCGGCTACTGGCAGGCGCGCCAGGCCGAGGCGCGCCACCGCCTGCTGCACCAGGTGGCCAGCGATACCGTGCTGCTGATCGACGCCGCCGAGCGCCGCATCACCGAGGCCAATGCCGCGGCGATCGACCTGTTCGGCACGCCGGCCGAGCACCTCGTGGGGCACGCGCTGTCGGGCTTTCTGCTGCAAACGCACCGCCAGGCCTTCGACGACCTCGCCGTGACGGTGCTGCACACGGCCCAGGCCGCCGAGATCCGCATCCGCCTGATCAACCACAGCACGCCGGCCAGCCTCGCGCTCACGCCCCTGCCCGGCGAGGGCCGGGCGCTGCTGCTGGCGCGCGTGCGGCTGGCCGAGCAGCCCGGGACCGCGGCCCAGCTCCACCAGACCCTGGCCCGGTTGGGCGACGGCGTGGCCGAGGCGGTGCTGGTGACGGATTCGGCCGGCCACGCGCTCATGGCCAACGCGGCCCTGCTGCGCCTGCTGAACCTCGGCGACGAGCGCGACGTGAAGGGCCGGCACCTGGCCGATTGGTTCGAGGTCGCCGGGGGCGGGCTCGACGCACTGATCCGCCGCGTGCGCCGCAGCGGCATGGCCGTGCGCGAGCCCGCACGGCTGCTCGCGGCCGACGCACGCGCCCTCCCTGTCGAGCTGTCGGCCTCGCTGCTGTCCGAGGGCGACATGGAGTGCATCGGCTGGTCCGTCGGCCGCCTGGGGCCTGCGGGCGCCGCCAGCGGCGAGGCCCTGCAGAGCGCGCTCACCGCGCTCGCGGGCCAGGTGGGCGAGCTGCCGCTGCCCGAGCTCATGCGCGAGGCGGCCTCCCTGATCGAACGGCATTTCATCGGCCTGGCCCTGGAGCGCGCGCACGAAGACCCCGCCGCGGCCGCGCGCCTGCTGGGCGTTTCAGAACAGCGCATCGGCGGCTTGCCTGGCGGCGTTCCGCCCCTTCCGGAGACACCCTGACTTGAACGAAGAGCCGGCGTTCGGGGATGCCGACCTCAGCAACTGCGAGCGCGAGCTGATCCACCTTGCGGGGTGCATACAGCCGCACGGGGTGCTGCTCACGCTGCACGGCCCGGCGCTGCGCATCGTGCAGGCCAGCGGCAACACCGCCGCCTTGCTGGGCCGCCCGTTCGACGCCCTGCTGGGCCAGCCGCTGGCGGCGCTCGACGCCGGCCTGGCCGACGCGGTGAACACCGCCTTCCCCGAGCCGCTGCCCGAACCCGCCACGCTGCCGCAGGCCTGCGCGCTTGCGGTGAACGGCCGCGAGTTGCCCTTCCTGGCCACGGTGCACGACCGCCAGGGCTGTCGCGTGCTCGAACTCGAGCCGCGCCCGGCCGCGGGCGACACGGCCGCGGCCATCGAATGCGCCGAGCTGCCGCCCGATCTGCTCATGCAGCACCTGGGCGAGTCGGTGGCGCGCCTGAGTGCGGCCACCAGCGTGGGCACGCTGTGCGACGCCGTGGTGCGGCGCCTGCGCGACCTCACCGGCTACGACCGCGTCATGGTCTACCGCTTCGACCCCGATGGTCACGGCAAGGTGGTGGCCGAGGCGCGCGACCCGCGGCTCGAATCGCTCATGGGCCACCACTACCCGGCCAGCGACATCCCGCAGCGCGCGCGCGACCTGTACCTGCTCAACCGCGTGCGCGTGCTGGTCGACGTGAACGCGACCGCGGCCGACCTCGTGCCGCGCGCCGTGCCCGAGCTCGGCGGCGAGCTCGACATGTCGCACTGCCGGCTGCGCAGCATGTCGCCGCTGCACCTGCAGTACCTGCGCAACATGGGCGTCACGGCCACGCTGGTGGTGTCGCTGGTGCGCGATGGCGGGCTCTGGGGCCTGGTGGCCTGCCACCATTACCAGCCGCGCCGCCTGAGCGCGCCGCTGTGGGCCGCCATCGAACTGCTCGGCGAGCTCGTGGCCACGCGCATCACCGCGATCGAAAGTTATGCGCACGCGCAGGTGGCGATCCAGGTGCGCCGTCTCGAGCAGCGCCTGATTGAGGCCACCTCGAGCGAAGGCGACTGGCGCATGGCGCTGTTTCGCAACCCCGCGGCGCTGCTGCAGCCGGTGGATGCCGACGGCGCCGCGCTGTACTGCGACGGCGAAATGCTCACGGCGGGTGAGGTGCCTTCCACCCCCGAGCTGCGCCGCCTGCTGCAGTGGGTGCAGGAGCGTGTGGCCCACGGCGGCTGCGACGACGGCCTGTTCAGCTGCACCTCGGTCGCGCGCGCCGCGCCCGAGCTCGCGAGCCTCACGCCGCACGCGGCCGGGGTGCTCGCGGTGCCGCTGTCGGCCTCGCCTGGCGACCTGCTGGTGTGGCTGCGCAAGGAGCAATTGCAAAGCATCACCTGGGCCGGCGACCCGCACAAGCCCGTGGTGGGCAACGACCCGCTAACGCTGTCGCCGCGGCGCTCGTTCGCGGCCTGGTCCGAGATCGTGCGCGACACCGCGCGCCCCTGGTCCGAGGGTGAGAAGGCGCTCGCGCGCGCCTTCGGCCGCTCGCTGGCCGACATCATCGTGCAGGTGAACTGCGTGCGGCTGCTGATCGCTGAGCAGCAGCTGCGCCAGACGCGCGGCCGCGTGGCCGAGGTGAGCAAGGCCCTGCTGCTGCTCGACGACCGCCTGCAGGTGCTGTTCGCCAGCCCCAGCCTGTTCGAGATGGCCGGCCATGCGCCGCTGCCCGCGCGCCACCTGCACGAGCTCGCGCCCGTGCTCGGCGACGTACCGCAGCTGCTGGCCCACCTGCAGCGCCTGGCCGTTGAGCGCCGCGCGCACAGCCAGGGCTGGCGGCTCGGTGCCGGGTCCGGCCCGGGTGTCGAGGTCTCGCTGCGCATCGAGGTGGTGCCGGGGCGCGATGGCGGCGTGCTCGGCCACTTCCTGGTGTTCGACGACCTCGGCGACGCGCGCCGCGCCAGCGACGCGCGCGAGCGCCTCAATGCCCTGCTCGAGCGCAGCCTGCAGCGCCCGGGCGATGCGGCGCCCACGCCCGACGGCGGCGGCGTGCCCGACCCGCTGCTGGGCGCCATGCTCGCGAGCGCGCACATGGCGGCCATGGACGTGGCCGACGCGGGCTCGCTCGCCATCGTGGGCCGCCTGCTCGAAGAGGTCGACGCCTCGACGCGGCGCGCCACCCAGCTCTACGACCGCCTGCGCCGCCTGGGCTGATTCAGGCCGGCGCGCCGAGCGCGTCGAACAGCCGCAGGTGCTGCTCGAAGGCCCACAGCGCTTCGTCCACCGCGGCATCGGCCTCGGCGCCCTCGGCCGGCAGCGCGGCCAGTGCGGTGCGCAGGCGCTGCGCCAGCGCGTCGCGCTGCTCGGCGCTGCCGAAGTCGTAGAAGCTCAAGCCCGCGGCAGGCGTGGCCGACCCGTGGCCCGCGAAAGCGCGCGCCAGCACGCGCTGCAGGATCTGCCCGCCGCTCAGGTCGCCCAGGTGGCGCACGTAGACGTGGGCCAGCAGCCGCGCGTGCGGCTGTGGCGATGCGCCGTCGATGGCGGCGAGCCGCTCGACGTAGGCGGCCGTGGCCGGCAGCGGCGCCGCCGGGCCCAGGCCGAAGGCGGTGAGGTCGGCGCGCAGGGCCTGCCGCCGCGCCAGCGCCGGCGACCAGGCGCCAGCCAGCCAGGGGTGCTGGCCGCGCGCGGCCACGCGCGGCTCCAGGGCCTCGTACACGAGCAGCAGTTGCTGCAGCAGCCGGCCGTAGAGCGCCCGGCCCGCGCGCCCGGCGATCAGCGCCTGCATCAGGGGCGTGCGCTCGGCCTCGCGGTGGGCGCCGGCCGTTTGCGTGCGCAGCCGCTGGGCGAGCGAGCCGGCCGCCGGCTCACTCGCCGCCATCGGCGAGCCCGAAGCGGCGCAGCTTGACGTACAGGCTCTGGCGCGAGAGCCCCAGCATTTCCGCCGCCGAGGCCCGGTTGTCGTTGGTGAGTGCCAGCGCGGCCTCGATGCACAGCTGCTCGATCAGGTCGGTGGTTTCGCGCACGATCTCGCGCAACGGCACGCGGCCCACGAGCTCGGTCATCTGGTCGGCCGAGCGCGGCAGCTCGCGGCCCCCGGCCACGGGTTCGGCGGCCAGGCGGCGGCCGATGTCGCGGATGGCGAAGCCCATGGCGGGCAGCTCGCCGCCCGCGGCCGCGGCCGAAATCTCGACGTCGATGCCCGCGCCGTACTCGGTGCGCAGCCGCGTGGCGTACAGGCGCACCTCGCCACGCTGGCGCAGGTTGGACATGAGCACGTTGAGGTCGAGCCCGCCGCGCTCGAACCAGCGTTCCAGCGACTGGCCCGTGACGCGTTCTTCGGTGGGCAGTTGCACCAGATCGAGGAAGGCGCGGTTGGCGGCCTGCACCAGGCCGTCGGGGCCCGTGACCACGAAGGCGTCGGGCGAGAGCTCGGCCAGTTGCGCCAGGCGTTCGCGGCGCGGGTCTTCGGTGGGCGCACCGGCGCCGTTGAACAGCACGCGCAGCACGAGCTGACCGCTGGCGCCCTGGCGGATCAGGTGGCCCTGCAGATCGACCGGCTTGCTGCGGCCCACCAGGCGCACGCGCCGCGCCTCCGACTTGCCCGTGGCCTGCAGCTGCGCGAGCAGCGCCTGCAGGGCCGTGCGGCTGGCGGCTTCCACGCCGTCGGCCAGGCGCCAGCTGCTGCGTTGCAGGGCCTCGCCGAACAGCTGGTGGGCCGCGGTGTTGGCGTCTTGCAGCTTGAGCGAATCGGCGTCGAGGATCAGCAGCGCGTCGCTCGCGGTCTGGAACAGCAGGCGGTGGCGGTTCTCCACCTGGCGCAGTTGCCAGTAGTCGCGTTCCATCGAGGCCTGCGCGCTCACCAGGCGCTGCTGCACCGCGGCCGGGCCGCGCAGGTCGCGGCAGAACACCACGGCGGGGCGGCCCTTGCGGTTGCCGCGCGCGGGCAGCGGCACGATCACGCAGTCGAGCGGCAGATCGGTTTCGCCGGTGTGGGGATGGTTGATCTGGCGCGGCTTGGCGTCGGTCTGGCCGTCGAGCGCGAGGCGCAGCAGGTCGTCGACCTTGGGCTGGCTTTCGACCGTGACGGTGTCGCGCCAGGCCTGACCGACCCAGGCCGTGACCAGGGGCTCGGGCAGACCGGACTGGCCGAGCGCGGCGTCGCGCACCACGCCTTTTTCATCGATCAGCAGCACCAGGTCGCTGGCCGCGCCGAGCAGATCGGCCACGGTGCGGGCGTCGAGATCCGACAGGAAGGCCTGAGGCTTGGAGAAGCGCTTGGCGCTTTTCGCCGGGAGCCCCTTGGACATTCGGGTCTTTCGAGACAGGTAGTCGGATTCCGGTGCGTTCACCCGCGGCAGTTTAACGTGGCAATTGCTGGAGAAAGCGCAGCGCGAGCGCTGGCGCCTGCGCGGCGTCCGCGAGCGCGAGGTCGGCGCCCAGCGCGCCGTGCAGCGCGGGCCGGGCGTGGAAGGCCGCGCCGCCCACGAGGACGCCGATGCGCGGGTTGCGCGAGGCACTGCGCACCTGCGCGATGGTGCGCTGCAGGGCCTCGGCGTGCACCTCGGCCGCGAGCGAGAAGCCCACCAGGTCGTACCAGTGCCGGCCCACCGATCGCACCGGGTCGCTTCCGGCTTCGGTGGGGCCGCCGTGCACGTCCCAGCCCGCGTGGCGGAAGAACTCGGCCACCATGAGCAGGCCCAGCGAATGCTGCTCGCGCGGTGCCGGCGCGAGCAGCACGCGGCGGCCATCGCCCACGGGCTGCAGCGCGAGGTCGCGCGAGAGGCTGTGGTCGCGCAGCAGCTGCTGCAGCCGGCCCGCGCCCAGCGTCACGTCGGTGAAGCTGCACTCGTCCACCTCCCACCACTCGCCGAGCAGGCGCGCGGCGGGCGTGACCAGGTCGAGGTAGAGCGATTCGATCGACAGGCCGCGGCGGCGCTGGAGCTCGACGTGCTCGAAGGCGGGGGCGGGGTCGGGCGCGAGCAGCAGGCGGGCGAAGGCCGTGACCGCGGGCTCGGAGAGGGCTTCGGCGGGCGGGGCGGACGGGTGCGGGCGGTGTGCCTCGATCAGCCGCGGAATGATGCTGCGGTTGAGCGTCTGGCTCAGCACGCTCGCATGGCCTTGGCCGATCGCCACAGGCGCGGCGTGTGCAGGTTCGGGGGTGCTCAACATGATCATTGGTTGTGTCCTCTCGCCGCGAAAGCGCATCGCTGAGGCACGAACCTTTGACCAGGGCCAAAGGAGGGCGCGTTCAGTGCGGGCCAGTCGTCCCACCGGTGCCCACCGGCCACCGGTTTGTCTCCCCGGGCACCAACCGCGCTTCTACGCTCCTTGGCGACTGCCGTCAAAGGCGGGCGATGAGCGCGACGGTCCCGTGGATGACATGTTAAGTGTCAATTTGAGATGACGTCAATATCGGTTGACACTTTGGGGCGTCACGGCTAGATTGGGTCGCATGCACCCGAACGTGGCCTTCACCCCCCTGCCGGCGCTCTACACCCCGGAGCAGCGCGCGCGGCGTGACGCCACGCGCTGGACCCTGGTGCAGGGCGTGCTCGCGCCCCTGCAGTTCCTGGTGTTCGCGGTCAGCCTCGGGCTGGTGCTGCGCTTTCTCGCCACCGGCGAGGGGCTGGCCTGGGCCCATGCCTCGGTGGTGCTCAAGACCCTGGTGCTCTACACCATCATGGTCACGGGCTGCCTCTGGGAGAAGGTGGTCTTCGGCCGCTACCTGTTCGCCCCGGCCTTCTTCTGGGAAGACGTGTTCAGCATGCTGGTGCTGGCGCTGCACACGCTCTACCTGGTGCTGCTGTGGCAGGGCGCCGCGGCGCCGCACACGCTCATGGGCGTGGCGCTGGCGGCCTACGCGGCCTACGTGGTGAACGCCACGCAGTTCCTGCTCAAGCTGCGCGCCGCGCGGCTGCAGGAGGCGCGACACGCCGCGCCCGCCACCGCGAACCGGGAGCCGCCATGGACGCGCGCGTGATCCCGATCCGCGAGGCCGCGGCCTGCGACGCCCCGCCCGCCGTGAGCCAGGAGCGTGGCCAGCGCGAGGTGTTCTGCGGCCTCACCGCCATCATCTGGATGCACCGCCGCATCCAGGACGCGTTCTTCCTCGTGGTGGGCTCGCGCACCTGCGCGCACCTGATCCAGTCGGCCGCGGGCGTGATGATCTTCGCCGAACCGCGCTTCGGCACGGCCATCATCGACGACCGCGACCTCGCGGGCCTGGCCGACGCCAACGACGAGATCGACCGCGTGGTCAACCGCCTGCTCGAGCGCCGGCCCGACATCCGGCTGCTGTTCCTGGTCGGCTCCTGTCCGTCGGAAGTCATCAAGCTCGACCTCTCGCGCGCCGCGCAGCGCCTCAACACGCGCCATGCGCCCGCGGTGCGCGTGGTGGACTTCAGCGGCAGCGGCATCGAGACCACCTTCACCCAGGGCGAAGACAGCTGCCTCGCGGCCCTGGCCCCGCAGCTGCCCGCGCTGCCGCCCACGGCCCCGCCCGAACTGCTCGTGGTCGGCACGCTGGCCGACGTGGTCGAGGACCAGTTCCGCCGCCTGTTCGAGGCCATGGGCACGGGCCCGGTGCGCTTCTTCCCGCCGCGGCGCGCGCGCGAGATGCCCGCCATCGGCCCCAACACGCGCATGCTGCTCGCGCAGCCCTTTCTCGCCGACACCGCGCGCGCGCTCGAATCGCGCGGCGTGAAGCGCCTGCCCGCGCCGTTTCCGATCGGCGTCGAGGGCACGACCGACTGGCTGCGTGCCGGCGCGCGCGCCTGCGGCGTGGCCGACGAGCGCATCGATGCCGTGCTGCAGCCGGCGCGCGAACGCGCCACGCGTGCCCTGGCCGCGCTGCGCCCCACGCTCGAAGGCCGCAGCGTGTTCTTCTTTCCCGACTCGCAGCTCGAACTGCCGCTGGCGCGTTTCCTGTCGCGCGAAATGGGCATGGACCTGATCGAGGTCGGCACGCCCTACCTGCACCGCGCGCACCTGGCGGCCGAGCTCGAACGCCTGCCCGCGCACACGCGCATCGTCGAAGGCCAGGACGTGGAGCGCCAGCTCGACCGCTGCCTGGCCGCGCGGCCCGACCTCACCGTCTGCGGCCTCGGCCTGGCCAACCCGCTCGAGGCCCGCGGCCTGAGCACCAAGTGGTCGATCGAGCTCGTCTTCTCCCCCATCCAGGGCTTCGAACAGGCGGCCGATCTGGCCGGCCTGTTCGTGCGCCCGCTCGAGCGCGCGCGCCGGCTCGCGGCCTGACCATGCAGCTCACGCTCTGGACCTACGAAGGACCGCCACACGTCGGCGCGATGCGCGTGGCCACGGCGCTGCGCGACGTGCACTACGTGCTGCACGCGCCGCAGGGCGACACCTACGCCGACCTGCTGTTCACCATGATCGAGCGGCGCGAGCAGCGCCCGCCCGTGACCTACACCACCTTCCAGGCGCGCGACCTCGG
This is a stretch of genomic DNA from Hydrogenophaga crocea. It encodes these proteins:
- a CDS encoding geranylgeranyl diphosphate reductase, with the translated sequence MNARVPIDQQTAPESGTWDAVVVGGGPAGATAARLLAQRGHRVLLLERGGRIKPCGGAIPPRLIRDFDIPDTQLVARARQARMIAPSTKRVDIPIDNGFVGMVDRHRFDPWLRERAAHSGAQLRAGNFVRLTRDADGLSVVHYRADAGTLHAVRTRAVIGADGARSGVALQAVPGAERGRFVFAYHEILRTPAPATPDHDPQRCDVYYQGDISPDFYGWVFPHGDTLSVGTGSADKGFSLRQAVTALRARAGMGAAEVLRREGAPIPMKPLPRWDNGRDVVLAGDAAGVVAPASGEGIYYAMLGGQLAAEAVLELLATGRPRALRQARRRFMAEHGRVFQVLGLMQWFWYGSEQRRERFVKICEDKDVQQLTFESYMNKTLSRRRPLAQLRIFLKDTAHLLGLARL
- a CDS encoding BCD family MFS transporter → MHTRATFGWGRVARLGLVQACIGAVVVLTTSTLNRVMVVELALPAVLPGLLVALHYAVQFVRPRMGHGTDLGGRHTPWIRGGMAVLTSGGFLAALATVWMANAPVAGLLLAVLAFALVGVGVSAAGTALLVLLTRRVPAPRRAASATLVWLLMIVGFALTAGLAGRWLEPFTPERLLAVSAGVSVLALLGTLLALHRIEDGPGPDAGGATAAAPFRETLREVWAEPVARRFTVFVFVSMLAFSAQDLILEPFAGLVHGYSPGRSTQLSGVQHGGVLLGMLLVAGSTLLAARWPARRWLAPLASLRGWAVGGCLASALALLALAASGPWPQAWPLAPCVFALGVANGAFSIGAIGSMMRLASEGRAAREGVRMGLWGAAQAIAFGLGGVLGTAASDIARWLIGSPGPAYGFVFALEAALFLASAVLAWRIAPPAVRPAPHGPLWARVGSP
- the chlG gene encoding chlorophyll synthase ChlG, which gives rise to MAAPSLSTVAELFKPITWFPPMWAFACGVVASGAALYGRWTPAVIGVLLAGPLVCATSQAVNDWFDRHVDAINEPQRPIPSGRMPGRWGLYLALLWTLLSLAVASALGPWGFGATVLALALAWAYSAPPLRLKANGWWGNAACGFSYEGIAWVTGAAVMAGGEMPDLRTLALAALYSLGAHGIMTLNDFKAIEGDRRTGIRSLPVQLGVTGAARTACGFMLLPQAGVVALLLAWQQTGHAAAVLGLMGLQALLMRRFLQAPLERARWYSGVGVPVFVAGMMVSAFALRGAV
- a CDS encoding PAS domain-containing protein; translation: MNPSNLSAPDLGPLSPWAPELAQAFVTLASDIALVMDEQGVIRTVAQGRHGSDEAMLPGARSWVGRRWVDTVSPDTRAKVDQLLTEVARTGLARRRELSHPLDEGASVAVAYTAVRLGQDGPVLAVGRDLRAIGAIQQRFLEAQRDMERGYWQARQAEARHRLLHQVASDTVLLIDAAERRITEANAAAIDLFGTPAEHLVGHALSGFLLQTHRQAFDDLAVTVLHTAQAAEIRIRLINHSTPASLALTPLPGEGRALLLARVRLAEQPGTAAQLHQTLARLGDGVAEAVLVTDSAGHALMANAALLRLLNLGDERDVKGRHLADWFEVAGGGLDALIRRVRRSGMAVREPARLLAADARALPVELSASLLSEGDMECIGWSVGRLGPAGAASGEALQSALTALAGQVGELPLPELMREAASLIERHFIGLALERAHEDPAAAARLLGVSEQRIGGLPGGVPPLPETP
- a CDS encoding GAF domain-containing protein → MNEEPAFGDADLSNCERELIHLAGCIQPHGVLLTLHGPALRIVQASGNTAALLGRPFDALLGQPLAALDAGLADAVNTAFPEPLPEPATLPQACALAVNGRELPFLATVHDRQGCRVLELEPRPAAGDTAAAIECAELPPDLLMQHLGESVARLSAATSVGTLCDAVVRRLRDLTGYDRVMVYRFDPDGHGKVVAEARDPRLESLMGHHYPASDIPQRARDLYLLNRVRVLVDVNATAADLVPRAVPELGGELDMSHCRLRSMSPLHLQYLRNMGVTATLVVSLVRDGGLWGLVACHHYQPRRLSAPLWAAIELLGELVATRITAIESYAHAQVAIQVRRLEQRLIEATSSEGDWRMALFRNPAALLQPVDADGAALYCDGEMLTAGEVPSTPELRRLLQWVQERVAHGGCDDGLFSCTSVARAAPELASLTPHAAGVLAVPLSASPGDLLVWLRKEQLQSITWAGDPHKPVVGNDPLTLSPRRSFAAWSEIVRDTARPWSEGEKALARAFGRSLADIIVQVNCVRLLIAEQQLRQTRGRVAEVSKALLLLDDRLQVLFASPSLFEMAGHAPLPARHLHELAPVLGDVPQLLAHLQRLAVERRAHSQGWRLGAGSGPGVEVSLRIEVVPGRDGGVLGHFLVFDDLGDARRASDARERLNALLERSLQRPGDAAPTPDGGGVPDPLLGAMLASAHMAAMDVADAGSLAIVGRLLEEVDASTRRATQLYDRLRRLG
- a CDS encoding biliverdin-producing heme oxygenase, yielding MAASEPAAGSLAQRLRTQTAGAHREAERTPLMQALIAGRAGRALYGRLLQQLLLVYEALEPRVAARGQHPWLAGAWSPALARRQALRADLTAFGLGPAAPLPATAAYVERLAAIDGASPQPHARLLAHVYVRHLGDLSGGQILQRVLARAFAGHGSATPAAGLSFYDFGSAEQRDALAQRLRTALAALPAEGAEADAAVDEALWAFEQHLRLFDALGAPA